In Spirosoma aureum, a single genomic region encodes these proteins:
- a CDS encoding T3SS effector HopA1 family protein: protein MKTHYEQQLDAILNGLHIDQAQCQITLKIDGYQTSYKPDTLQVTLAGLIYQHFYCAADTAAPTLAGLPTDNSFMDELSRNNHSVETFDTAWSVETVDQAGIPYVTKGNDRRMVYAGEFVYDSPKRGPAQAGDTVRLLMHRELRDLQSGFYYVFGQKPGEDSITLQTRLYFHSTPEGSLRLVSWVTQTLNTYRIPFQFKCLNHPDLYGRSDSAVLYLSKPYVNVVLDLLTEALPDLEPWLQPSIPLFTRLIAPGIGFAESPPNPSESFGTSRSGLIAQGIANAVAKQQSGETYNEAVQSLFDKLGLSLDQPYRNPQSTYPYTFPTHSTN, encoded by the coding sequence ATGAAAACCCACTACGAACAGCAACTCGATGCGATCCTCAACGGATTACACATTGATCAGGCTCAGTGCCAGATAACGCTTAAAATTGACGGCTATCAGACTAGCTATAAACCGGATACACTACAGGTGACCCTAGCGGGTTTGATCTATCAGCATTTTTACTGTGCCGCCGATACAGCTGCCCCAACTCTCGCTGGTTTGCCGACCGACAATTCGTTTATGGACGAATTGAGCAGAAACAACCATAGCGTTGAAACGTTCGACACGGCCTGGTCTGTCGAAACGGTAGACCAGGCCGGAATACCCTACGTCACGAAAGGCAATGACCGACGGATGGTCTATGCGGGCGAGTTCGTTTACGACAGCCCGAAGCGCGGACCGGCACAGGCTGGGGATACAGTCAGGCTACTCATGCACCGCGAACTTCGGGATTTACAGAGTGGCTTTTATTATGTATTCGGCCAAAAGCCCGGCGAGGATTCGATTACCCTACAGACCCGGCTCTATTTTCACTCGACACCGGAAGGCAGTCTTCGGCTGGTGTCCTGGGTGACGCAGACGCTCAATACGTATCGGATACCCTTTCAATTTAAATGCCTCAACCATCCCGATTTATATGGTCGCAGCGACTCGGCTGTGCTTTATCTGTCAAAACCATACGTGAATGTTGTACTGGATTTATTGACGGAAGCACTGCCTGATTTGGAACCCTGGCTACAACCGTCCATTCCGCTCTTCACCCGATTGATCGCACCGGGCATTGGCTTTGCCGAAAGTCCACCCAACCCAAGCGAAAGTTTCGGGACAAGCCGAAGTGGTCTTATTGCGCAGGGAATTGCCAATGCCGTAGCAAAACAGCAATCTGGCGAAACATACAACGAAGCCGTGCAGTCGCTATTCGACAAGCTAGGTCTTTCGCTTGATCAACCCTACCGCAATCCTCAGTCAACGTACCCTTACACCTTCCCCACTCATTCGACTAACTAA
- a CDS encoding lanthionine synthetase LanC family protein, with translation METLTAPQVSTTATTLETSFIETAAQIGRTLCRDAIWFGSRCNFLSSTNDPAFEYPKPYFKSLEADFYSGSAGVAFFLAALYNATGDRLIRKTAIGTLQNSLETAQFIPANSTLGFFAGWTGIAYSTIQAGQWLHDDELAIQGHHLLDRITKLDVQQAGIDVIDGAAGAIPALIKLERAQPSRALRSLIVQLADQLVSKAERSPEGTSWNTVMGADHRNLTGLAHGVAGIVNALLESFALTQDVRYQDTAFEGLRYENAFFNQQEQNWPDFRMKSQPTAYNLTEESADPTCSCAWCHGAPGIALSRLRGYELTRHPALKTEALTALHTTSKQLTWDQQMNFSLCHGLAGNADVLLEAANILAMPDWHTQATTIGQLGQERYHQTGLWANGLYNAFQIPDFMLGLSGIGYFYLRLADATTYKSALIMR, from the coding sequence ATGGAAACGCTTACCGCCCCTCAGGTTTCAACTACAGCTACGACACTCGAAACGAGTTTTATTGAAACAGCCGCTCAAATTGGCCGGACTCTATGCCGTGATGCGATTTGGTTTGGCTCTCGCTGCAACTTTTTGTCATCGACCAATGACCCGGCTTTTGAGTATCCCAAGCCTTATTTCAAATCGCTCGAAGCCGATTTTTATTCCGGATCAGCGGGCGTAGCGTTTTTTCTGGCAGCCCTCTACAATGCCACCGGCGATCGCCTTATCCGAAAAACAGCGATAGGAACCCTGCAAAATTCCCTGGAAACAGCCCAGTTCATTCCTGCAAACTCGACTTTAGGTTTCTTTGCCGGTTGGACAGGTATTGCCTATTCAACGATTCAGGCGGGACAGTGGCTACATGATGACGAACTGGCTATTCAGGGACATCACCTGCTCGACAGGATTACGAAACTCGATGTGCAACAGGCCGGAATCGATGTAATTGACGGAGCAGCTGGTGCCATTCCGGCCCTGATCAAGCTAGAACGTGCCCAGCCGTCGCGCGCACTTCGTTCGCTCATCGTTCAGCTCGCCGATCAGTTGGTGAGTAAAGCCGAACGGTCGCCAGAAGGCACGTCGTGGAATACCGTCATGGGTGCCGACCATCGGAACCTAACCGGGCTGGCTCATGGGGTTGCAGGCATTGTCAACGCCCTGCTCGAATCGTTCGCACTGACCCAGGATGTTCGTTATCAGGATACTGCCTTTGAGGGCTTGCGGTACGAAAATGCCTTTTTCAATCAGCAGGAGCAGAACTGGCCCGATTTCCGCATGAAAAGCCAGCCAACGGCTTACAATCTTACTGAAGAATCGGCCGACCCAACCTGTTCGTGTGCCTGGTGTCATGGTGCACCCGGCATTGCCCTCTCGCGGTTGCGCGGGTATGAACTCACCCGGCATCCGGCGCTGAAAACCGAAGCGCTTACAGCTCTGCATACAACGTCAAAACAGCTCACCTGGGATCAGCAGATGAATTTTTCGCTATGTCACGGATTGGCTGGTAATGCGGATGTATTGCTGGAAGCTGCCAACATTCTGGCCATGCCCGACTGGCACACGCAGGCAACAACCATTGGCCAACTCGGACAGGAACGCTACCACCAGACGGGCCTGTGGGCGAACGGCTTATACAACGCCTTTCAGATTCCTGATTTTATGCTCGGCTTATCAGGTATCGGCTATTTTTACCTGCGGCTGGCTGATGCAACGACCTATAAATCGGCACTTATAATGCGCTAA
- a CDS encoding aminoglycoside phosphotransferase family protein: MLLTGFTIAHYLLDKGYLSSESILDGRFTAHLASSRNTNYLINRDADKGSLFVKQVQAWDQEKIETLRTEATCYWLAENEAEYAQLRKFLPPYLAFDSQNHILITEAVQGAISLNDFYLQQRSFPLQLATRQAELLGSFHKTIARSVQEAPSFRLFRKQEPVVFLWSSSGFPAYSGQQSQAERQMVQLITKNEDYMTRLSAVREKWQATSLIHGDIKPANFLINQDALSTGRYDLRLIDWETADIGDPCWDVAAIFQSYLFYWIYYEPLQGQSAQNPYASYGFSLETMQPSMRQFWQTYIRLMDWTAEEADTNLSKIVGYCALKLIHTCYETIQQASAMPLHSARLLQLSLNMLRSPDEAIWSVLGIPNAVRL, from the coding sequence ATGCTACTAACTGGTTTTACTATCGCCCACTATCTGCTGGATAAAGGCTACCTATCTTCCGAATCGATACTCGATGGTCGGTTTACAGCTCATCTGGCATCCAGCCGCAATACGAACTACCTCATCAATCGGGATGCCGATAAAGGCTCACTATTCGTCAAACAGGTACAAGCCTGGGATCAGGAGAAAATAGAGACCCTACGCACAGAAGCTACCTGCTACTGGCTTGCCGAGAATGAAGCAGAATACGCCCAGCTCCGAAAATTTCTGCCCCCCTACCTCGCCTTCGATTCACAAAACCACATTCTGATTACAGAGGCAGTACAGGGGGCCATAAGCCTCAACGATTTTTATTTACAACAGCGGTCGTTTCCGCTACAATTAGCCACACGTCAGGCCGAACTGCTTGGCTCATTCCACAAAACCATTGCCCGATCCGTACAGGAAGCACCAAGTTTTCGACTGTTCAGGAAACAGGAGCCGGTGGTGTTTTTGTGGAGTTCATCGGGTTTTCCGGCCTATTCGGGTCAGCAAAGTCAGGCCGAGCGCCAGATGGTACAACTGATCACGAAAAACGAAGACTATATGACACGGCTGTCAGCCGTTCGGGAGAAGTGGCAGGCAACCAGTCTCATCCACGGCGATATTAAACCGGCTAATTTCCTGATCAATCAGGATGCTCTGTCAACGGGTCGTTACGATCTGCGCCTGATTGACTGGGAAACCGCCGATATTGGCGACCCCTGCTGGGATGTTGCGGCTATTTTCCAGAGCTATCTGTTCTACTGGATATACTACGAACCTCTACAGGGCCAGTCGGCACAAAACCCCTATGCCAGCTATGGCTTCTCGCTCGAAACCATGCAACCATCCATGCGTCAGTTCTGGCAGACTTACATTCGCTTAATGGACTGGACTGCCGAAGAAGCGGATACCAACCTAAGCAAAATTGTTGGGTATTGCGCTCTGAAACTGATTCATACCTGTTATGAAACGATTCAGCAGGCTTCGGCCATGCCGCTCCACAGCGCCCGTCTGCTTCAATTAAGTTTAAACATGCTACGCTCACCTGACGAAGCGATCTGGTCAGTGCTGGGTATTCCAAACGCGGTACGGCTATGA